A single region of the Ficedula albicollis isolate OC2 chromosome 11, FicAlb1.5, whole genome shotgun sequence genome encodes:
- the SLC7A6OS gene encoding probable RNA polymerase II nuclear localization protein SLC7A6OS isoform X2 has translation MAGAAVLRVRRKRGGPEPAEALLLACKRRRAEPVENSLFKLVTTVSSKNEPVQKYVKDAITRDKAAQSLRPSLGSRQRILQELRGARQERRKESRYRVIASHRPDCTDTAAPAPHGEAAPRGHSSETQLDASSEQSGAANESSDLCGKFQLFDIVQEETVGDAGVTTAKPQKNDPDTILCNAVEMIRERLNVSEDGKKEHGDKEDEYVYDIYYKETPAPDWIENILSVQPYREEYEWVNDDPGPEEVYEDEDDENDENNWRNDYPEEDEFLPEEDGEKDSEESSSDEDQCYRRRTWDKYRQEVLREFGYDETEDLGSD, from the exons atGGCGGGCGCGGCCGTGCTGCGCGTGCGGCGGAAGCGCGGCGGCCCCGAGCCGGCCGAGGCGCTGCTCCTGGCCTGCAAGCGGCGCCGGGCCGAGCCCGTGGAGAACAGCCTCTTCAAGCTGGTGACCACCGTGTCCTCCAAG AACGAACCGGTTCAGAAGTACGTTAAAGATGCCATCACACGAGACAAGGCAGCTCAAAGCCTGCGCCCCTCTTTGGGCAGCAGGCAGCggatcctgcaggagctgcgtggtgccaggcaggagaggaggaaggagagccGGTACCGAGTGATAGCCAGCCACAGGCCCGACTGCACCGACACCGCCGCGCCTGCCCCGCACGGCGAGGCTGCGCCCCGAGGGCACAGCTCTGAAACTCAGCTGGATGCTTCATCAGAGCAGAGTGGTGCTGCCAATGAGAGTTCAGACCTCTGTGGGAAATTCCAGCTGTTTGACATTGTACAAGAAGAGACGGTGGGAGATGCCGGTGTAACCACTGCAAAGCCACAG AAGAATGATCCAGATACAATTCTCTGCAATGCAGTAGAGATGATCCGTGAGCGTTTAAATGTTTCTGAAGATGGCAAAAAAGAACATGGTGACAAAGAAGATGAGTATGTTTATGACATCTACTATAAGGAAACACCAGCCCCTGATTGGATTGAAAATATCCTTTCTGTACAGCCCTATAGAGAAGAATATGAATGG GTAAATGATGATCCTGGTCCAGAGGAAGTAtatgaagatgaagatgatgaaaatgatgaaaataacTGGCGTAATGATTATCCTGAAGAAGATGAATTCTTACCTGaggaagatggagaaaaag ACTCTGAAGAGAGCTCCAGTGATGAGGACCAATGTTACAGGAGAAGAACGTGGGACAAATATCGACAGGAGGTTTTGCGGGAATTTGGATATGATGAGACTGAAGATTTGGGTTCCGACTAA
- the SLC7A6OS gene encoding probable RNA polymerase II nuclear localization protein SLC7A6OS isoform X1 translates to MAGAAVLRVRRKRGGPEPAEALLLACKRRRAEPVENSLFKLVTTVSSKNEPVQKYVKDAITRDKAAQSLRPSLGSRQRILQELRGARQERRKESRYRVIASHRPDCTDTAAPAPHGEAAPRGHSSETQLDASSEQSGAANESSDLCGKFQLFDIVQEETVGDAGVTTAKPQQKNDPDTILCNAVEMIRERLNVSEDGKKEHGDKEDEYVYDIYYKETPAPDWIENILSVQPYREEYEWVNDDPGPEEVYEDEDDENDENNWRNDYPEEDEFLPEEDGEKDSEESSSDEDQCYRRRTWDKYRQEVLREFGYDETEDLGSD, encoded by the exons atGGCGGGCGCGGCCGTGCTGCGCGTGCGGCGGAAGCGCGGCGGCCCCGAGCCGGCCGAGGCGCTGCTCCTGGCCTGCAAGCGGCGCCGGGCCGAGCCCGTGGAGAACAGCCTCTTCAAGCTGGTGACCACCGTGTCCTCCAAG AACGAACCGGTTCAGAAGTACGTTAAAGATGCCATCACACGAGACAAGGCAGCTCAAAGCCTGCGCCCCTCTTTGGGCAGCAGGCAGCggatcctgcaggagctgcgtggtgccaggcaggagaggaggaaggagagccGGTACCGAGTGATAGCCAGCCACAGGCCCGACTGCACCGACACCGCCGCGCCTGCCCCGCACGGCGAGGCTGCGCCCCGAGGGCACAGCTCTGAAACTCAGCTGGATGCTTCATCAGAGCAGAGTGGTGCTGCCAATGAGAGTTCAGACCTCTGTGGGAAATTCCAGCTGTTTGACATTGTACAAGAAGAGACGGTGGGAGATGCCGGTGTAACCACTGCAAAGCCACAG cagAAGAATGATCCAGATACAATTCTCTGCAATGCAGTAGAGATGATCCGTGAGCGTTTAAATGTTTCTGAAGATGGCAAAAAAGAACATGGTGACAAAGAAGATGAGTATGTTTATGACATCTACTATAAGGAAACACCAGCCCCTGATTGGATTGAAAATATCCTTTCTGTACAGCCCTATAGAGAAGAATATGAATGG GTAAATGATGATCCTGGTCCAGAGGAAGTAtatgaagatgaagatgatgaaaatgatgaaaataacTGGCGTAATGATTATCCTGAAGAAGATGAATTCTTACCTGaggaagatggagaaaaag ACTCTGAAGAGAGCTCCAGTGATGAGGACCAATGTTACAGGAGAAGAACGTGGGACAAATATCGACAGGAGGTTTTGCGGGAATTTGGATATGATGAGACTGAAGATTTGGGTTCCGACTAA
- the PRMT7 gene encoding protein arginine N-methyltransferase 7, which yields MKTFCGRANPTTGSMEWLEEGEDYDYHQEIARSRYADMLHDKDRNVKYYQGIRAAVSRVKERGEKAVVLDIGTGTGLLSMMAASAGADFCYAIEVFKPMANAAVKIVEKNGFSDKIKVINKHSTEVTVGPDGDMQCRANILVTELFDTELIGEGALPSYEHAHKYLVQEGCEAVPHRATVYVQLVESRRMWSWKKLFPVHVEAEDGEKILFPPSEMENCPGVPSVCDIQLNQMPSSDFSTLSDVVTMFSVDFSKPVQSASTYYRVQLEPVKSGKAQIVLSWWDIDMDPLGTINCTMAPYWVKPTSALQWRDHWMQCVYFLPREEPVLQGEKLYLTACRDEYSVWYSLQKAREGENKADEEEHKADVPVESPVCRCRAHLLWNRPRFGELNDQNRTRQYIKALRKVLKTDSVCLCISDGSLLPVLVHYLGAKQVFTLENSAVSCFVIEKFLKANHLEDKIKIIEARPELLKPSHLEDKKISVLVGEPFFTTSLLPWHNLYFWYARTAVSTHLASNVTVLPQSASLHMMIVEFQDLWRIRSPCGICEGFDVRTMDDMIKDSLNFRESKEAEPHPLWEYPCKSLSDPQEVLTFDFTKTVPQHCLSTEGSVKLSRKGKSHGAVLWMEYHLAANISISTGLMQMSNEKGNCEWNPHCKQAVYFFSSVIESEILSDPTAITYTINFDTKTGEIAMDFKLL from the exons ATGAAGACCTTTTGTGGAAGAGCCAATCCAACCACTGGTTCGATGGAGTGGTTAGAAGAGGGTGAGGACTATGACTACCACCAGGAGATTGCAAG GTCACGCTATGCAGATATGCTTCATGATAAGGATAGA AATGTGAAATACTACCAAGGTATTCgtgctgcagtgagcagagtTAAAGAGAGAGGTGAGAAAGCAGTTGTGCTGGACATAGGGACTGGCACAGGACTCCTGTCCATGATGGCAGCTTCAGCTGGGGCAGATTTCTGCTATGCCATTGAG GTGTTCAAGCCCATGGCTAATGCTGCTGTGAAGATAGTGgagaaaaatggtttttctGACAAGATCAAAGTAATCAACAAACATTCCACTGAAGTCACAGTTGGCCCAG ATGGAGATATGCAGTGTCGGGCAAACATCCTGGTAACAGAATTATTTGATACAGAGCTGATTGGAGAAGGAGCTTTGCCAAGCTATGAGCATGCACACAAATATCTTGTACAG GAAGGATGTGAGGCAGTGCCTCACAGGGCAACAGTGTATGTCCAGTTAGTGGAATCCAGAAGAATGTGGTCCTGGAAGAAACTGTTTCCTGTTCATGTTGAAGCAGAGGATggtgaaaaaattctttttccgCCTTCAGAAATGGAGAACTGTCCAGGTGTTCCTTCTGTTTGTGATATCCAACTGAACCAGATGCCTTCAAGTGACTTCAGTACCCTCAGTGATGTGGTGACAATGTTCAG TGTGGATTTCAGTAAGCCAGTACAGAGTGCTTCTACCTACTATAGAGTGCAGCTGGAGCCTGTGAAATCTGGCAAGGCACAAATTGTACTTTCCTGGTGGGATATTGACATGGACCCCCTTGGGACGATAAATTGCACAATGGCTCCCTACTGGGTAAAACCCACTTCTGCTTTGCAG TGGAGAGATCACTGGATgcaatgtgtttattttcttccacgTGAGGAGCCAGTTCTGCAGGGTGAGAAGCTGTACCTGACTGCCTGTCGTGATGAGTACTCTGTGTGGTACAGCCTGCAGAAAGCCAG AGAGGGGGAGAACAAAGCAGATGAGGAGGAGCATAAAGCAGATGTTCCTGTGGAGAGTCCTGTGTGTAGGTGTCGTGCTCACCTGCTTTGGAACAGGCCCCGCTTTGGGGAGCTGAACGATCAGAACCGAACACGCCAATACATCAAGGCCTTGAGGAAA GTTCTGAAAACAGATAGTGTTTGCCTTTGTATCAGTGATGGCagtctgctccctgtgctggttcACTATCTTGGAGCAAAGCAG GTGTTTACATTAGAAaactctgctgtgtcctgctttgTCATAGAAAAA tttttgaaagcaaatcatcttgaagataaaattaaaataatagaagCACGTCCTGAGTTGCTGAAGCCTTCTCATTTGGAAGATAAAAAG ATTTCTGTCCTTGTGGGAGAGCCGTTTTTCACCACAAGTTTGTTGCCGTGGCATAACCTGTATTTCTGGTATGCCAGGACAGCTGTGAGCACTCACCTTGCCAGCAATGTCACTGTCCTACCTCAGTCTGCTTCTTTGCATATGATGATTGTGGAGTTCCAG GACTTATGGAGAATCCGGAGTCCATGTGGCATCTGTGAAGGTTTTGATGTTCGGACTATGGATGATATGATTAAA gATTCTCTGAATTTTAGGGAATCCAAGGAAGCAGAACCTCACCCGCTGTGGGAATATCCCTGCAAGTCACTCTCAGACCCACAGGAAGTTCTGACATTTGACTTCACAAAGactgtcccacagcactgcctcaGCACAGAGGGCTCTGTAAAGCTCTCACG gaaaggaaagagccACGGAGCAGTTCTGTGGATGGAATATCATCTTGCTGCCAATATCTCCATTAGTACAGGACTGATGCAAATGTCAAATGAAAAG GGAAACTGTGAATGGAATCCCCACTGCAAGCAAGCTGTTTATTTCTTCAGCTCTGTTATTGAATCAGAAATTCTGTCAGACCCTACTGCTATCACATACACTATAAATTTTGACACAAAGACAGGAGAGATTGCCATGGATTTTAAGCTATTATGA